The following is a genomic window from Candidatus Poribacteria bacterium.
TTAATATCGGTGCCGGTAGAAATCATGTCAACACTTACTGCGATCCGTGGGTTTAATTGTGTGCGAAATCTTCTGATGAGATCTTCCGGTTTATCACTCTGATAGGTAATCTTCTGACAGAAATCATCACCGCTGCCGAATACATCTCGGACAATACGGACAATATCCTCAGCGTGAGAATCGTCTTTCGCAAAGATAAGCGTTTTAGGAACAATACGTCTGTTGGGAAAAAGGTCCGTGAAGAGTTTTTCCTTGAAAGTCTGAATTACTGTCCGAATCTGGTCTGTGGCGACGATATCCCGATCCAGCTGGTTTTCCGTATATTCAACGTCAGCATCCAGTTCATCCCAATGGAGTCGTCGGGTTTCCCTATCTCGTCTTGCAACATAACTGCCCGCCTCAATATGGCTGCCGCTTTGCGTAATTGCGGTCTCAATCTTATAGACATAGTAACCAACATTTACACCATCTTCAACGGCTTGTTCATGGCGGTATTCATAAATGAGATTATGGTCAAAAAAGCCGAGCGTTTGCCTGTACGGGGTTGCGGTTAGTCCAGTAATAAACGCGTCGAAGTATTCTAATACGTGCCGCCATTTGCCGTAGATAGATCGGTGACATTCATCGACGATAATAAGGTCAAAGGTGTCGATTGGTATGTCTGGGTTATAGGTAACTTGCTGCGGTAATGCGCCTTCAGTATCATTTTCAAAGGCAGAATCTTCCTCAGTATCAGTTGCATACTCACTTTCACCTTTCAACATGGAGTAGAGACGTTGTAGTGTTGTGATACAAACCTGACTTACCGGATCAATAACATTACTGGAGAGGTGTTGAATGTTATAGAGTTCTGTGAATTTCCTACGATCATCAGGTGTTTCGTAAGCCTGAAACTCACGGAGGGTTTGCCTACCAAGGTTTCGCCGGTCTACGAGAAAGAGAACGCGTTTGACATTCGCAAATTTGATGAGTCGGTATGCACTACTTACAGCGGCGTGCGTTTTTCCACTGCCGGTTGCCATCTGGATTAAGGCGCGTTGCCGTGCCTCTCTCAAAGAGGCTTCAAGGTTGTTTATCGCCTCAAATTGACAATTTCTCAACGAACCTCTTTCTAAGCGGGGTAGATCCGTTTTAAGTCTCTCGCGTAAAGTTCTGGGTTGATGAAAGGCATCGGAAAGTGCTTCAGGCGTATGGAATGTAAAGACGGGTCGAGAACGGGAATTAGGATCTCGGATATCCCGAAAATATGTTTCAACCCCCGTTGACGCATAAGAAAAGAAAAATCTGGTGCGATTAGGCAAATCATCTGGCAAACTTGCACGATACCGTTCCGCTTGTTGAAGTGCTCCGCTGAGGGTTGTTCCTTCGGGTTTCGCTTCAATAACCCCGATCGCGACACCGCCGATAAAGAGGAGGTAATCTGCACGCTGCTCGAATTTCAACGGATATTCACGAACAGCGACACCCAACGCAGCATTTGTAGCATGTCCAACGTAATTTTGGACGTGCCAACCAGCTGCTTCAAGCATCTTATCTATGTTGCGTCTGGCTCTCTGTTCAGCGGTCATTGTTGTTAATAAAGAAAATTAAGCATTTCGTAGATTAGGTTGAATCGAAACACAAAAATTGCACATAGTATTTTTGGAATCTACTATAAACGGAAATCTTATGGTAAACCAGAAAAATAAATGAACATTTTACCCCGGCCTGGTAGGTGCGGTTTCTAACCGCACCGGTCCTGAATGTCTAATTAATTCTAAGGTTTACCATAAAATCCGCGTAATCCGATAAATCCGTGAAAATCCGCGATTCAGACAAAAGAAAAAATAAGGGTAGGCACAAGACCTACCCCTACAATCTGTGTGAACTACGCTTAGACGTTACAAACATCGTAAGCGTGTTGCATCGCGTCGAGCGCATCGCCTTTCGGCCCGAACTCATGACCGACATAGAGATCGTAGCCAGTTTGGACGATGGCGCGCATCACGGCAGGATAGTAAATCTCCTGCTCGTCGTCGAGATCGTGACGTCCAGGGTTACCCGCTGTGTGGTAATGCCCGATGTAGTCGCTGTAGTCGGTGATGTTCCGAATGAGGTCGCCTTCCATGATCTGCATGTGATAGATGTCATAGAGGAGCAGTGCCCGCGGAGAGCCGACACCCTTGCAAACCTCAACACCCCACTCCGTCTTATCGCATTGATAGTCAGGATGGTTAACTTTGCTGTTGAGTAACTCGATACAGAGGTTAATCCCTTTTTCTTCAGCGGCTTTGGTAACGCGCGATAAACCTTCTATTGTATTATCACGTCCTTCCTCTTCTGATTTTCCTTCTCGGTTTCCAGAGAAACATATCAGTCCGGGAATGTCGTTCGCTGCGGCGATGTCGATATTCTGAAGGAGTTCATCCTCAATTCGGTCATGATTTTCGCGCTTGTTCAAGCCGTCGGGGAGTGAAGCGTGTCCAGAAATAATCGCAACCCGCATCCCATGGTCCTTGACAACCGACCAATATTCTGCAGGAAGCATTTCAACGGATTTATAACCGATTTCAGCGGCTTTTTTGATAACTTCTATTGGGTCTCTGCCACGGCTGAAACCGCCGAAACAGATGGATTGATTAATTGGCATAATTCTCTCTTTCTTTAGTCGCGAATCGCGAACTGCGAATCGCGAAATTACAGATCTACAGCTTTACCCGTGCGGAAGGAGGTACTCGCAGCGAGCATGATACGCAACGTCTCTAATGCATCGCTATAGGTTGATAGAATCTGTGAACTGTCTCCAGTTTTCACAGCGTCAATAAAGACGCGATCCCGGTCCTGTCCATCCTCGTTTGAGAGTGGCTCTGTTTCGCCACCACGGTTGACTTGGTTCGGACCACCGACGGTAACGACCAATCCACGTGTGAAAACTTCGAGTTGGACGCGTCCGAAACCTTGCATCGCACAGCAGGAGACGATGTTCGCGACAGTGCCGTTCTTGAATTCGATGTTCACCATACTGATGTCATCTACATCATAGTTCTCAACATCGGTCAGGGTACCACTTGCGGCAACACCGTGTACGGTTTTACCGTCACTGCCGAGGAGGAACCGTGCGAGATCGAAGATGTGTGTTGTCTGCTCGACGTGTTGTCCACCGGATTGTGCGCGTACGCGCCACCAAGGTGTACCCGGCAATCCACCGATCCAATAACCGAGTGCGCCGAGAATTTGCGGCTCTGCTTCGAGCATCGCTTTCGCGTTCTGGGCGTTGCCACCATAACGCCAGTGATAACCGACACTTGTGATGACCCCACTCCGCTGAATATCTTCATTGATAATGATTGCGGGTTCTAATTCGCTGTGGATCGGTTTCTCAATGAACATCGCAATTCCCTGTTCGCAAGCGATCCGTTCCTGTTCACCGTGTGCGAAAGGAGGCGTACAGATGTAAACCGCATC
Proteins encoded in this region:
- a CDS encoding TIM barrel protein, encoding MPINQSICFGGFSRGRDPIEVIKKAAEIGYKSVEMLPAEYWSVVKDHGMRVAIISGHASLPDGLNKRENHDRIEDELLQNIDIAAANDIPGLICFSGNREGKSEEEGRDNTIEGLSRVTKAAEEKGINLCIELLNSKVNHPDYQCDKTEWGVEVCKGVGSPRALLLYDIYHMQIMEGDLIRNITDYSDYIGHYHTAGNPGRHDLDDEQEIYYPAVMRAIVQTGYDLYVGHEFGPKGDALDAMQHAYDVCNV
- a CDS encoding DEAD/DEAH box helicase family protein; the protein is MLEAAGWHVQNYVGHATNAALGVAVREYPLKFEQRADYLLFIGGVAIGVIEAKPEGTTLSGALQQAERYRASLPDDLPNRTRFFFSYASTGVETYFRDIRDPNSRSRPVFTFHTPEALSDAFHQPRTLRERLKTDLPRLERGSLRNCQFEAINNLEASLREARQRALIQMATGSGKTHAAVSSAYRLIKFANVKRVLFLVDRRNLGRQTLREFQAYETPDDRRKFTELYNIQHLSSNVIDPVSQVCITTLQRLYSMLKGESEYATDTEEDSAFENDTEGALPQQVTYNPDIPIDTFDLIIVDECHRSIYGKWRHVLEYFDAFITGLTATPYRQTLGFFDHNLIYEYRHEQAVEDGVNVGYYVYKIETAITQSGSHIEAGSYVARRDRETRRLHWDELDADVEYTENQLDRDIVATDQIRTVIQTFKEKLFTDLFPNRRIVPKTLIFAKDDSHAEDIVRIVRDVFGSGDDFCQKITYQSDKPEDLIRRFRTQLNPRIAVSVDMISTGTDIKPLECLVFMRAVRSSGYFEQMKGRGVRVINSDDLQSVTGDATAKTHFIIVDAVGVCDSLKTDSQSLPGEPPSTDDSGSSSTRNTDQILDDISEDRILDTGFDLQSSTQATEVIYAFKRFIDDNIDKLTALQILCRLPEARGTLTEANLKALENALQRHSNNLSRESLWFAYKRRSPQNVRGNTEQRTDIISLVRFAMGESAFLEPFRVSVNRRFGEWLAGQTFTADQHKWLEMIRDHIAISLDIQMADFEYAPFAELGNVVKVYELFGDDLDEILKDLTEKLVS
- a CDS encoding Gfo/Idh/MocA family oxidoreductase gives rise to the protein MDKVKLGFIGTGGMASAHMRNIKENFDDAEFCAMCDISEDRAKQRAEEFGGNAYTDYRVMYDKEGLDAVYICTPPFAHGEQERIACEQGIAMFIEKPIHSELEPAIIINEDIQRSGVITSVGYHWRYGGNAQNAKAMLEAEPQILGALGYWIGGLPGTPWWRVRAQSGGQHVEQTTHIFDLARFLLGSDGKTVHGVAASGTLTDVENYDVDDISMVNIEFKNGTVANIVSCCAMQGFGRVQLEVFTRGLVVTVGGPNQVNRGGETEPLSNEDGQDRDRVFIDAVKTGDSSQILSTYSDALETLRIMLAASTSFRTGKAVDL